A region from the Felis catus isolate Fca126 chromosome F1, F.catus_Fca126_mat1.0, whole genome shotgun sequence genome encodes:
- the NIT1 gene encoding deaminated glutathione amidase isoform X4 produces MAIFSSSWELPLVAVCQVTSTPDKQQNFKTCAELVREAARLGACLAFLPEAFDFVARDPAETLRLSEPLGGNLLGEYTQLARECGLWLSLGGFHERGQDWEQTQKIYNCHVLLDNKGSVVATYRKTHLCDVEIPGQGPMRESNSTIPGPSLESPVSTPAGKIGLAICYDMRFPELSLALAQAGAEILTYPSAFGSVTGPAHWEVLLRARAIETQCYVVAAAQCGRHHEKRASYGHSMVVDPWGTVVARCSEGPGLCLARIDLRYLRQLRQQLPVFQHRRPDLYGSLGHPRS; encoded by the exons ATGGccatcttctcttcttcctgggaACTACCGCTGGTGGCTGTGTGCCAGGTAACCTCAACCCCAGACAAGCAGCAGAACTTTAAAACATGCGCAGAGCTTGTTCGAGAGGCTGCCAGACTGGGTGCTTGCCTGGCTTTCCTGCCGGAGGCATTTGACTTCGTTGCGAGGGACCCTGCAGAGACGCTCCGCCTGTCTGAGCCACTGGGTGGGAACCTTTTAGGAGAATATACCCAGCTTGCCAG ggaaTGTGGACTCTGGCTGTCCTTGGGTGGTTTCCACGAGCGAGGCCAGGACTGGGAACAGACTCAGAAAATCTACAATTGTCATGTGCTTCTGGACAACAAGG GGTCAGTAGTGGCCACTTACAGGAAGACCCATCTGTGTGACGTGGAGATTCCAGGGCAGGGGCCTATGCGTGAGAGCAACTCTACCATTCCGGGGCCCAGTCTTGAGTCTCCTGTCAGCACACCAGCAGGCAAG ATTGGTCTAGCGATCTGCTACGATATGCGCTTTCCTGAACTCTCTCTGGCATTGGCTCAGGCCGGAGCAGAAATACTTACCTACCCTTCAGCTTTCGGATCTGTTACGGGCCCAGCCCACTGGGAG GTGTTGCTGCGGGCCCGCGCCATTGAAACCCAGTGCTACGTCGTGGCAGCAGCACAGTGTGGACGCCACCACGAGAAGAGAGCAAGTTATGGCCACAGCATGGTGGTGGATCCCTGGGGGACAGTGGTGGCCCGCTGCTCTGAAGGACCAGGCCTCTGCCTTGCCCGAATCGACCTCCGTTATCTGCGACAGCTGCGCCAACAGCTGCCTGTGTTCCAGCACCGCAGGCCTGACCTCTACGGCAGTCTGGGCCACCCACGGTCTTAA
- the DEDD gene encoding death effector domain-containing protein — protein MAGLKRRAGQVWPEERGEQEHGLYSLHRMFDIVGAHLTHRDVRVLSFLFVDVIDDHERGLIRNGRDFLLALERQGRCDESNFRQVLQLLRIITRHDLLPYVTLKRRRAVCPDLVDKYLEETSIRYVTPRALSDPEPRPPQSPKTVPPHYPVVCCPTSGPQMCSKRPARGRATLGSQRKRRKSVTPDPKEKQTCDIRLRVRAEYCQHETALQGNVFSNKQDPLERQFERFNQANTILKSRDLGSIICDIKFSELTYLDAFWRDYINGSLLEALKGVFITDSLKQAVGHEAIKLLVNVDEEDYELGRQKLLRNLMLQALP, from the exons ATGGCGGGCCTGAAGCGGCGGGCCGGCCAGGTGTGGCCCGAAGAACGCGGCGAGCAGGAGCACGGGCTCTATAGCCTGCACCGCATGTTTGACATCGTGGGCGCCCACCTGACACACAGGGACGTGCGcgtcctttccttcctctttgtcGATGTCATCGATGACCACGAGCGTGGCCTCATCCGAAACGGACGTGACTTCTTGCTGGCGTTGGAGCGCCAGGGCCGCTGTGACGAGAGTAACTTCCGCCAGGTGCTGCAGCTGCTGCGTATCATCACTCGCCACGACCTGCTGCCCTACGTCACCCTCAAGAGGAGACGGGCCG TGTGCCCCGATCTTGTAGACAAGTATCTGGAGGAGACGTCAATTCGCTACGTGACCCCCAGAGCCCTCAGCGATCCAGAACCGAGGCCTCCCCAATCCCCTAAAACAG TGCCTCCCCACTATCCTGTGGTGTGCTGCCCCACTTCGGGCCCTCAGATGTGTAGCAAGCGGCCAGCTCGAGGGAGAGCCACACTCGGGAGCCAGCGAAAACGCCGGAAGTCAGTAACACCAGATCCCAAGGAAAAGCAGACATGTG ACATCAGACTGCGGGTTCGGGCCGAATACTGCCAGCACGAGACCGCTCTGCAAGGCAACGTGTTCTCGAACAAGCAGGACCCACTGGAGCGGCAGTTTGAGCGCTTCAACCAGGCCAACACCATCCTCAAGTCCCGGGACCTGGGCTCCATCATCTGTGACATCAAGTTCTCCGAGCTCACCTACCTCGACGCCTTCTGGCGCGACTACATCAATGGCTCGCTACTAGAGGCGCTCAAAGGTGTCTTTATCACAGACTCCCTCAAGCAGGCTGTGGGCCACGAAGCCATCAAGCTGCTGGTGAATGTGGACGAGGAGGACTACGAGCTGGGCCGGCAGAAACTCCTGAGGAACTTGATGCTGCAGGCACTGCCCTGA
- the NIT1 gene encoding deaminated glutathione amidase isoform X1, translating into MVLAVSSCRTYRLPRRPRLGFIIRPPHQLLSLLLCPGLRIPRPSVLCAQPRPRAMAIFSSSWELPLVAVCQVTSTPDKQQNFKTCAELVREAARLGACLAFLPEAFDFVARDPAETLRLSEPLGGNLLGEYTQLARECGLWLSLGGFHERGQDWEQTQKIYNCHVLLDNKGSVVATYRKTHLCDVEIPGQGPMRESNSTIPGPSLESPVSTPAGKIGLAICYDMRFPELSLALAQAGAEILTYPSAFGSVTGPAHWEVLLRARAIETQCYVVAAAQCGRHHEKRASYGHSMVVDPWGTVVARCSEGPGLCLARIDLRYLRQLRQQLPVFQHRRPDLYGSLGHPRS; encoded by the exons ATGGTTTTGGCTGTGTCTTCATGTAGGACCTACCGTCTGCCCCGCAGGCCGCG GCTGGGCTTCATCATCAGGCCTCCTCACCAGCTCCTGTCCCTTCTTTTGTGTCCTGGACTCCGGATCCCTCGACCGTCAGTACTTTGTGCACAGCCCAG GCCCAGAGCCATGGccatcttctcttcttcctgggaACTACCGCTGGTGGCTGTGTGCCAGGTAACCTCAACCCCAGACAAGCAGCAGAACTTTAAAACATGCGCAGAGCTTGTTCGAGAGGCTGCCAGACTGGGTGCTTGCCTGGCTTTCCTGCCGGAGGCATTTGACTTCGTTGCGAGGGACCCTGCAGAGACGCTCCGCCTGTCTGAGCCACTGGGTGGGAACCTTTTAGGAGAATATACCCAGCTTGCCAG ggaaTGTGGACTCTGGCTGTCCTTGGGTGGTTTCCACGAGCGAGGCCAGGACTGGGAACAGACTCAGAAAATCTACAATTGTCATGTGCTTCTGGACAACAAGG GGTCAGTAGTGGCCACTTACAGGAAGACCCATCTGTGTGACGTGGAGATTCCAGGGCAGGGGCCTATGCGTGAGAGCAACTCTACCATTCCGGGGCCCAGTCTTGAGTCTCCTGTCAGCACACCAGCAGGCAAG ATTGGTCTAGCGATCTGCTACGATATGCGCTTTCCTGAACTCTCTCTGGCATTGGCTCAGGCCGGAGCAGAAATACTTACCTACCCTTCAGCTTTCGGATCTGTTACGGGCCCAGCCCACTGGGAG GTGTTGCTGCGGGCCCGCGCCATTGAAACCCAGTGCTACGTCGTGGCAGCAGCACAGTGTGGACGCCACCACGAGAAGAGAGCAAGTTATGGCCACAGCATGGTGGTGGATCCCTGGGGGACAGTGGTGGCCCGCTGCTCTGAAGGACCAGGCCTCTGCCTTGCCCGAATCGACCTCCGTTATCTGCGACAGCTGCGCCAACAGCTGCCTGTGTTCCAGCACCGCAGGCCTGACCTCTACGGCAGTCTGGGCCACCCACGGTCTTAA
- the NIT1 gene encoding deaminated glutathione amidase isoform X3, whose translation MVLAVSSCRTYRLPRRPRLGFIIRPPHQLLSLLLCPGLRIPRPSVLCAQPRPRAMAIFSSSWELPLVAVCQVTSTPDKQQNFKTCAELVREAARLGACLAFLPEAFDFVARDPAETLRLSEPLGGNLLGEYTQLARECGLWLSLGGFHERGQDWEQTQKIYNCHVLLDNKGSVVATYRKTHLCDVEIPGQGPMRESNSTIPGPSLESPVSTPAGKVLLRARAIETQCYVVAAAQCGRHHEKRASYGHSMVVDPWGTVVARCSEGPGLCLARIDLRYLRQLRQQLPVFQHRRPDLYGSLGHPRS comes from the exons ATGGTTTTGGCTGTGTCTTCATGTAGGACCTACCGTCTGCCCCGCAGGCCGCG GCTGGGCTTCATCATCAGGCCTCCTCACCAGCTCCTGTCCCTTCTTTTGTGTCCTGGACTCCGGATCCCTCGACCGTCAGTACTTTGTGCACAGCCCAG GCCCAGAGCCATGGccatcttctcttcttcctgggaACTACCGCTGGTGGCTGTGTGCCAGGTAACCTCAACCCCAGACAAGCAGCAGAACTTTAAAACATGCGCAGAGCTTGTTCGAGAGGCTGCCAGACTGGGTGCTTGCCTGGCTTTCCTGCCGGAGGCATTTGACTTCGTTGCGAGGGACCCTGCAGAGACGCTCCGCCTGTCTGAGCCACTGGGTGGGAACCTTTTAGGAGAATATACCCAGCTTGCCAG ggaaTGTGGACTCTGGCTGTCCTTGGGTGGTTTCCACGAGCGAGGCCAGGACTGGGAACAGACTCAGAAAATCTACAATTGTCATGTGCTTCTGGACAACAAGG GGTCAGTAGTGGCCACTTACAGGAAGACCCATCTGTGTGACGTGGAGATTCCAGGGCAGGGGCCTATGCGTGAGAGCAACTCTACCATTCCGGGGCCCAGTCTTGAGTCTCCTGTCAGCACACCAGCAGGCAAG GTGTTGCTGCGGGCCCGCGCCATTGAAACCCAGTGCTACGTCGTGGCAGCAGCACAGTGTGGACGCCACCACGAGAAGAGAGCAAGTTATGGCCACAGCATGGTGGTGGATCCCTGGGGGACAGTGGTGGCCCGCTGCTCTGAAGGACCAGGCCTCTGCCTTGCCCGAATCGACCTCCGTTATCTGCGACAGCTGCGCCAACAGCTGCCTGTGTTCCAGCACCGCAGGCCTGACCTCTACGGCAGTCTGGGCCACCCACGGTCTTAA
- the NIT1 gene encoding deaminated glutathione amidase isoform X2 — MLGFIIRPPHQLLSLLLCPGLRIPRPSVLCAQPRPRAMAIFSSSWELPLVAVCQVTSTPDKQQNFKTCAELVREAARLGACLAFLPEAFDFVARDPAETLRLSEPLGGNLLGEYTQLARECGLWLSLGGFHERGQDWEQTQKIYNCHVLLDNKGSVVATYRKTHLCDVEIPGQGPMRESNSTIPGPSLESPVSTPAGKIGLAICYDMRFPELSLALAQAGAEILTYPSAFGSVTGPAHWEVLLRARAIETQCYVVAAAQCGRHHEKRASYGHSMVVDPWGTVVARCSEGPGLCLARIDLRYLRQLRQQLPVFQHRRPDLYGSLGHPRS; from the exons AT GCTGGGCTTCATCATCAGGCCTCCTCACCAGCTCCTGTCCCTTCTTTTGTGTCCTGGACTCCGGATCCCTCGACCGTCAGTACTTTGTGCACAGCCCAG GCCCAGAGCCATGGccatcttctcttcttcctgggaACTACCGCTGGTGGCTGTGTGCCAGGTAACCTCAACCCCAGACAAGCAGCAGAACTTTAAAACATGCGCAGAGCTTGTTCGAGAGGCTGCCAGACTGGGTGCTTGCCTGGCTTTCCTGCCGGAGGCATTTGACTTCGTTGCGAGGGACCCTGCAGAGACGCTCCGCCTGTCTGAGCCACTGGGTGGGAACCTTTTAGGAGAATATACCCAGCTTGCCAG ggaaTGTGGACTCTGGCTGTCCTTGGGTGGTTTCCACGAGCGAGGCCAGGACTGGGAACAGACTCAGAAAATCTACAATTGTCATGTGCTTCTGGACAACAAGG GGTCAGTAGTGGCCACTTACAGGAAGACCCATCTGTGTGACGTGGAGATTCCAGGGCAGGGGCCTATGCGTGAGAGCAACTCTACCATTCCGGGGCCCAGTCTTGAGTCTCCTGTCAGCACACCAGCAGGCAAG ATTGGTCTAGCGATCTGCTACGATATGCGCTTTCCTGAACTCTCTCTGGCATTGGCTCAGGCCGGAGCAGAAATACTTACCTACCCTTCAGCTTTCGGATCTGTTACGGGCCCAGCCCACTGGGAG GTGTTGCTGCGGGCCCGCGCCATTGAAACCCAGTGCTACGTCGTGGCAGCAGCACAGTGTGGACGCCACCACGAGAAGAGAGCAAGTTATGGCCACAGCATGGTGGTGGATCCCTGGGGGACAGTGGTGGCCCGCTGCTCTGAAGGACCAGGCCTCTGCCTTGCCCGAATCGACCTCCGTTATCTGCGACAGCTGCGCCAACAGCTGCCTGTGTTCCAGCACCGCAGGCCTGACCTCTACGGCAGTCTGGGCCACCCACGGTCTTAA
- the NIT1 gene encoding deaminated glutathione amidase isoform X5, giving the protein MEMTFEARLGLAEENGFSLRPRAMAIFSSSWELPLVAVCQVTSTPDKQQNFKTCAELVREAARLGACLAFLPEAFDFVARDPAETLRLSEPLGGNLLGEYTQLARECGLWLSLGGFHERGQDWEQTQKIYNCHVLLDNKGSVVATYRKTHLCDVEIPGQGPMRESNSTIPGPSLESPVSTPAGKIGLAICYDMRFPELSLALAQAGAEILTYPSAFGSVTGPAHWEVLLRARAIETQCYVVAAAQCGRHHEKRASYGHSMVVDPWGTVVARCSEGPGLCLARIDLRYLRQLRQQLPVFQHRRPDLYGSLGHPRS; this is encoded by the exons ATGGAGATGACTTTTGAAGCGCGGTTAGGTTTGGCTGAGGAAAATGGCTTCAGTTTA AGGCCCAGAGCCATGGccatcttctcttcttcctgggaACTACCGCTGGTGGCTGTGTGCCAGGTAACCTCAACCCCAGACAAGCAGCAGAACTTTAAAACATGCGCAGAGCTTGTTCGAGAGGCTGCCAGACTGGGTGCTTGCCTGGCTTTCCTGCCGGAGGCATTTGACTTCGTTGCGAGGGACCCTGCAGAGACGCTCCGCCTGTCTGAGCCACTGGGTGGGAACCTTTTAGGAGAATATACCCAGCTTGCCAG ggaaTGTGGACTCTGGCTGTCCTTGGGTGGTTTCCACGAGCGAGGCCAGGACTGGGAACAGACTCAGAAAATCTACAATTGTCATGTGCTTCTGGACAACAAGG GGTCAGTAGTGGCCACTTACAGGAAGACCCATCTGTGTGACGTGGAGATTCCAGGGCAGGGGCCTATGCGTGAGAGCAACTCTACCATTCCGGGGCCCAGTCTTGAGTCTCCTGTCAGCACACCAGCAGGCAAG ATTGGTCTAGCGATCTGCTACGATATGCGCTTTCCTGAACTCTCTCTGGCATTGGCTCAGGCCGGAGCAGAAATACTTACCTACCCTTCAGCTTTCGGATCTGTTACGGGCCCAGCCCACTGGGAG GTGTTGCTGCGGGCCCGCGCCATTGAAACCCAGTGCTACGTCGTGGCAGCAGCACAGTGTGGACGCCACCACGAGAAGAGAGCAAGTTATGGCCACAGCATGGTGGTGGATCCCTGGGGGACAGTGGTGGCCCGCTGCTCTGAAGGACCAGGCCTCTGCCTTGCCCGAATCGACCTCCGTTATCTGCGACAGCTGCGCCAACAGCTGCCTGTGTTCCAGCACCGCAGGCCTGACCTCTACGGCAGTCTGGGCCACCCACGGTCTTAA